A window from Streptomyces sp. NBC_00335 encodes these proteins:
- a CDS encoding RNA polymerase sigma-70 factor, which translates to MDIPSQGPDTATETFVAHRNLLFTVAYEMLGSAADAEDVLQETWLRWAGVDLGTVTDPRAYLVRITTRQALNRLRTMSRRKEAYVGQWLPEPLLTAPDVAEDVELAESMSMAMMLVLETLGPTERAVFVLREVFGLDYEEIATAVDKTPAAVRQIAHRSRKHVDARRPRRTVSARETRAAVESFRRAFETGDLQGLLDVLAPEVVYMGDGGGIKHAALRPIVGAVSVARVFAGMSGKADKGGISFSLAPTMVNGTPALAVHIDGEFDGVIAFHVEDTRITGLYFVRNPEKLSHIGTETTPTLR; encoded by the coding sequence ATGGACATCCCTTCGCAGGGCCCTGATACGGCGACCGAGACCTTCGTCGCCCACCGCAACCTGCTGTTCACCGTCGCCTACGAAATGCTCGGCTCGGCGGCCGACGCCGAGGACGTCCTCCAGGAGACCTGGCTGCGCTGGGCGGGCGTCGATCTCGGCACGGTCACCGATCCGCGCGCCTACCTGGTGCGGATCACCACCCGCCAGGCACTGAACCGGCTGCGGACGATGAGCCGCCGCAAGGAGGCGTACGTGGGCCAGTGGCTGCCCGAGCCCCTGCTCACGGCGCCGGACGTGGCCGAGGACGTGGAACTGGCCGAGAGCATGTCGATGGCGATGATGCTGGTCCTGGAGACGCTCGGGCCGACCGAGCGGGCCGTCTTCGTGCTCCGCGAGGTGTTCGGCCTCGACTACGAGGAGATCGCGACCGCCGTCGACAAGACACCGGCGGCCGTCCGGCAGATCGCGCACCGGTCCCGCAAGCACGTCGACGCCCGCCGCCCCCGCCGGACGGTCTCCGCGAGAGAGACCCGGGCAGCCGTGGAATCGTTCCGGCGGGCGTTCGAAACCGGGGACCTGCAGGGCCTCCTCGACGTGCTCGCCCCCGAGGTCGTCTACATGGGCGACGGCGGCGGCATCAAGCACGCCGCACTGCGGCCGATCGTCGGCGCCGTCAGCGTGGCCCGCGTCTTCGCCGGCATGTCGGGCAAGGCCGACAAGGGCGGCATCTCGTTCTCCCTCGCCCCCACCATGGTCAACGGCACCCCGGCCCTGGCCGTCCACATCGACGGGGAGTTCGACGGAGTCATCGCCTTCCACGTCGAGGACACCCGCATCACCGGCCTCTACTTCGTCCGCAACCCGGAGAAGCTGTCCCACATCGGAACCGAGACCACGCCCACCCTGCGGTGA
- a CDS encoding cytochrome P450, translated as MLPTGEIDLLEDTWAREVPHAQFTRLRREDPVHWHEVPGPHAGFYAVTRHADVKAVSRDPELWSTELGSFMIRDQNPESLETLRLVLLGMDAPRHSRYRSLVSAGFTPRVVRRLAARIQERAVTLVERAVTPGRDMDFVAEVAAWLPIQTICEMVGVPEGDERLIFDWSNRMAGSQDPELSAGKHDSDLAAAEIYAYCDALADERRARPREDILSTLVHAEVDGDRLSPDEINMFFVLLCVAGNETTRNLLSGALIALIDHPSARAELAAAPEDEALWTTATEEFLRWGGSIHNFRRTATRDTVLHGRPVAEGQKVVTYYTSANRDEEVFADPFAFDIRRTPNEHLTFGGGGPHFCLGAGLARTQIKALVRELLRRHPEVSLTGEVRRLRSDFINGVKYLPVRFG; from the coding sequence GTGCTGCCCACCGGCGAAATAGACCTCCTCGAGGACACCTGGGCCCGTGAGGTCCCGCACGCCCAGTTCACCCGGCTGCGCCGCGAGGACCCGGTCCACTGGCACGAGGTGCCGGGTCCGCACGCCGGCTTCTACGCCGTCACCCGGCACGCCGACGTGAAGGCCGTCAGCCGCGACCCCGAGCTGTGGTCCACCGAACTCGGCTCGTTCATGATCCGCGACCAGAACCCCGAGTCCCTGGAGACCCTGCGCCTGGTCCTCCTGGGCATGGACGCCCCGCGCCACTCCCGGTACCGCTCGCTGGTCAGCGCGGGTTTCACGCCCCGGGTCGTACGCAGGCTCGCGGCCCGGATCCAGGAGCGGGCGGTCACCCTGGTGGAGCGCGCGGTCACCCCGGGCCGGGACATGGACTTCGTCGCGGAGGTCGCCGCGTGGCTGCCGATCCAGACGATCTGCGAGATGGTCGGCGTGCCCGAGGGGGACGAGCGGCTGATCTTCGACTGGAGCAACCGGATGGCGGGCTCCCAGGACCCCGAGCTCTCGGCCGGCAAGCACGACAGCGATCTCGCGGCCGCCGAGATCTACGCCTACTGCGACGCGCTGGCCGACGAGCGGCGGGCCCGCCCCCGCGAGGACATCCTCTCGACGCTGGTGCACGCCGAGGTCGACGGGGACCGGCTGTCGCCGGACGAGATCAACATGTTCTTCGTACTGCTCTGCGTCGCGGGCAACGAGACCACCCGCAACCTGCTCTCCGGTGCCCTGATCGCCCTGATCGACCACCCTTCGGCGCGCGCCGAGCTGGCCGCGGCCCCCGAGGACGAGGCCCTGTGGACCACGGCGACGGAGGAGTTCCTGCGCTGGGGCGGTTCCATCCACAACTTCCGGCGCACCGCCACCCGTGACACCGTCCTGCACGGGCGGCCCGTCGCCGAGGGGCAGAAGGTGGTCACGTACTACACCTCCGCCAACCGCGACGAGGAGGTCTTTGCCGACCCCTTCGCCTTCGACATCCGCCGCACCCCGAACGAACACCTCACCTTCGGGGGCGGCGGTCCCCACTTCTGCCTGGGGGCCGGCCTCGCACGCACCCAGATCAAGGCCCTGGTCCGGGAGCTCCTGCGGCGCCATCCGGAGGTGTCCCTCACGGGGGAGGTACGCCGCCTGCGCTCGGACTTCATCAACGGGGTCAAGTACCTCCCCGTCCGTTTCGGATAG
- a CDS encoding SRPBCC domain-containing protein — translation MNADRIERDTLIEASLERVWSLVAEPGFWVADEGSLAGTVAREGESVVARNSEYGEFPVRVEKVEPPTYLAYRWASAFPGQELREDNSTLVEFTLSREGDKTRLRVVESGFAALAGSEELRDKALKDNTGGWPQVLDAFKKRVEQPAA, via the coding sequence ATGAACGCGGACCGGATCGAACGCGACACCCTGATCGAAGCGTCCCTGGAGCGGGTCTGGTCCCTGGTGGCCGAGCCGGGCTTCTGGGTGGCCGACGAGGGGAGCCTGGCCGGCACGGTGGCCAGGGAAGGGGAGTCGGTCGTGGCGAGGAACAGCGAGTACGGAGAGTTCCCGGTACGGGTGGAGAAGGTCGAGCCGCCGACCTACCTGGCGTACCGGTGGGCCAGCGCCTTCCCCGGACAGGAGCTGCGCGAGGACAACAGCACCCTGGTGGAGTTCACGCTGAGCCGCGAGGGGGACAAGACGCGGCTCCGCGTCGTGGAGAGCGGGTTCGCGGCCCTGGCCGGGTCCGAGGAACTGCGCGACAAGGCGCTGAAGGACAACACGGGCGGCTGGCCGCAGGTGCTCGACGCCTTCAAGAAGCGCGTCGAACAACCGGCCGCGTGA
- a CDS encoding TetR/AcrR family transcriptional regulator: protein MEPSPTREQPRRRTPQAQRTPQAQRKSESRARLIDAAADLFARKGFHAVSAEAVAEAAGRTTGALYSHFGGKEGLLLALLEVWKERTSEELAAEIAAGDPADPAVHFSAMWGSLTRPHPEHGDSWLLLETELWLHAARGPLIGDRLAQRYTEVRAQLGEGLADWAEATGTPLPRTPEETGTLVLGILLGLAMQHRLEPGAVPDALVVEALGAVLGLGRAC from the coding sequence GTGGAGCCGTCCCCCACACGAGAACAGCCCCGGCGCCGCACCCCGCAGGCGCAGCGCACCCCGCAGGCGCAGCGCAAGTCCGAGAGCCGCGCCCGCCTCATCGACGCGGCGGCCGACCTCTTCGCCCGCAAAGGGTTCCACGCCGTCTCCGCCGAGGCCGTCGCCGAGGCGGCCGGGCGCACCACGGGCGCGCTCTACAGCCATTTCGGCGGCAAGGAGGGCCTGCTGCTGGCGCTCCTGGAGGTGTGGAAGGAGCGCACCAGCGAGGAGCTGGCCGCCGAGATCGCGGCCGGCGACCCGGCCGACCCCGCCGTCCACTTCTCCGCGATGTGGGGCAGCCTCACCCGCCCGCACCCCGAGCACGGCGACTCCTGGCTGCTGCTGGAGACGGAGCTGTGGCTGCACGCCGCCCGCGGCCCCCTCATCGGGGACCGGCTCGCCCAGCGGTACACCGAGGTCCGCGCCCAGCTCGGCGAGGGCCTGGCCGACTGGGCCGAGGCCACCGGCACCCCCCTGCCCCGTACGCCGGAGGAGACGGGCACCCTCGTGCTCGGCATCCTCCTGGGACTCGCGATGCAGCACCGTCTCGAACCGGGCGCCGTCCCCGACGCGCTCGTCGTCGAGGCCCTCGGCGCCGTCCTGGGACTCGGCAGGGCCTGCTGA
- a CDS encoding FUSC family protein — protein sequence MRAALMELRTGTGPLPAAARRAVRVTLAAGIGFYVFLYGLDRPVEATYALFAAVALAGLSRIPGSGHLRARVVARVLPAACALVALGTWLSVRTWAAVAGMLVIGFCVAFSSAAGPRLAGAAPGLQLLYILPSFPPYAPDTLGQRLTGTVVGILLLILAEATVLPDPVVPGYRDLAAAAAAEASRYAAVLERPPHTLRAAEAARAAEREQSLRPSRVGEAQRPAGPGVRERALAHTGLAARTLLARLRSLPPPEPGPATATAGLDLVAAVRESAAGTAGLLAAGSPPATDSSRLRDLQVSLARAPVTGPGPGFRNAALVELAEAALVLRGAAGIAVRGRAGAADVVGPGVGPAAGPPDRFWYAEEGPVRLWWYRLAGNTGPRSVHFQNAVRLGVALAVARAVAGLDSLPHGFWAMLAVISLTRTNAVQTRATVRLALIGTLVGAVAAGGVLALAGEASTVYAFLLPPLMLFAFCVGPVRGVGWAQAMFTLVVAMAFAQLAPVTWQLAEVRFLDVLVGSAIGMVCGLLAWPRGAHDELGRAVAGLLHAAADDVQAATAAFGRARAVEPDQRVRHALALAESAYAQYQTERQRPAAAAGEDWQAAMMTGHHVLWGGRRPPGTPPGPCEEAMVREYGAWVAAGLHRAAAAADPVHTAGPPEPGPAGPAPRRAGPEGAPPVFYTAMAWLDSLTADVALFDRGAGAGPSASGGA from the coding sequence GTGCGTGCCGCCCTCATGGAGCTCCGTACGGGCACCGGCCCCCTGCCGGCGGCCGCGCGGCGGGCCGTCCGGGTCACCCTCGCCGCCGGCATCGGCTTCTACGTGTTCCTGTACGGGCTGGACCGGCCCGTCGAGGCCACCTACGCGCTCTTCGCCGCCGTCGCGCTGGCCGGGCTCTCCCGGATCCCCGGCAGCGGACACCTGCGGGCCCGGGTCGTCGCCCGGGTGCTCCCCGCCGCCTGCGCGCTGGTGGCCCTGGGAACCTGGCTGTCGGTGCGGACCTGGGCCGCCGTGGCGGGCATGCTGGTCATCGGTTTCTGCGTGGCCTTCTCCTCGGCGGCCGGACCCCGCCTGGCCGGCGCCGCGCCCGGGCTCCAGCTGCTGTACATCCTGCCCAGCTTCCCGCCGTACGCCCCCGACACCCTCGGCCAGCGGCTGACCGGCACCGTCGTCGGGATCCTGCTGCTGATCCTCGCCGAAGCCACCGTCCTGCCCGACCCGGTCGTCCCCGGCTACCGGGACCTGGCCGCCGCAGCCGCGGCCGAGGCGTCGCGGTACGCCGCCGTGCTGGAGCGGCCGCCCCACACCCTCCGCGCGGCGGAGGCCGCCCGCGCCGCGGAGCGGGAGCAGTCCCTGCGGCCCTCCCGGGTCGGGGAGGCGCAGCGGCCCGCGGGGCCCGGCGTACGGGAACGCGCGCTGGCCCACACCGGGCTGGCGGCCCGCACCCTGCTGGCCCGCCTCCGGTCCCTGCCCCCGCCGGAACCCGGCCCGGCCACCGCGACGGCCGGGCTGGACCTCGTGGCGGCCGTGCGCGAGTCGGCCGCCGGGACGGCCGGGCTGCTCGCTGCGGGGAGCCCGCCCGCGACGGACTCCTCGCGGCTGCGGGACCTGCAGGTCTCCCTCGCCCGGGCCCCCGTGACGGGGCCCGGGCCCGGGTTCCGCAACGCCGCCCTGGTCGAGCTGGCGGAGGCCGCGCTCGTGCTGCGCGGCGCCGCCGGGATCGCGGTACGGGGGCGTGCGGGGGCCGCGGACGTGGTGGGGCCGGGCGTGGGACCGGCCGCCGGGCCACCCGACCGGTTCTGGTACGCCGAGGAGGGGCCGGTGCGGCTCTGGTGGTACCGGCTGGCCGGGAACACCGGGCCCCGGTCCGTGCACTTCCAGAACGCCGTCCGGCTCGGCGTGGCCCTCGCCGTCGCCCGGGCCGTCGCCGGACTGGACTCCCTGCCGCACGGGTTCTGGGCGATGCTCGCCGTCATCAGCCTGACCCGCACCAACGCCGTGCAGACCCGGGCCACCGTCCGGCTCGCCCTGATCGGCACCCTGGTGGGCGCGGTCGCCGCGGGCGGGGTCCTCGCGCTGGCCGGGGAGGCGAGCACGGTGTACGCGTTTCTGTTGCCGCCGCTGATGCTGTTCGCGTTCTGCGTCGGGCCCGTGCGCGGCGTCGGCTGGGCGCAGGCCATGTTCACCCTGGTGGTGGCCATGGCCTTCGCCCAGCTCGCCCCCGTGACGTGGCAGTTGGCCGAGGTCCGGTTCCTGGACGTACTGGTCGGCAGTGCGATCGGGATGGTGTGCGGACTGTTGGCCTGGCCGCGCGGCGCCCACGACGAACTGGGGCGTGCCGTGGCCGGGCTGCTGCACGCCGCGGCCGACGACGTCCAGGCGGCCACGGCGGCCTTCGGCCGGGCCCGCGCGGTGGAGCCCGACCAGCGGGTGCGGCACGCGCTGGCCCTGGCGGAGAGCGCGTACGCCCAGTACCAGACGGAACGGCAGCGTCCGGCCGCCGCCGCGGGCGAGGACTGGCAGGCGGCGATGATGACCGGCCACCACGTCCTGTGGGGCGGCCGCAGGCCCCCCGGCACCCCACCCGGCCCGTGCGAGGAGGCGATGGTCCGGGAGTACGGGGCCTGGGTGGCAGCCGGGCTGCACCGCGCGGCGGCGGCCGCGGACCCCGTCCACACCGCGGGGCCGCCGGAGCCCGGTCCCGCCGGTCCCGCCCCCCGCCGGGCCGGACCCGAGGGCGCGCCGCCGGTGTTCTACACCGCGATGGCCTGGCTGGACTCGCTGACCGCGGACGTGGCGCTGTTCGACCGGGGGGCCGGGGCCGGGCCCTCGGCCTCCGGTGGGGCCTGA
- a CDS encoding VOC family protein — MLGTDYRTGSPNWIDLGSPDIPRAAAFYRAVFGWEFHLLGPETGGYGFFRADGKNVAAVGQLDPGATSAWTVYFRTDDLEATTRGVRDGGGAVRVEPMDVMGEGWLAQYTDQQGAEFAVWQPGRTPGLELTSADNSLCWVELHVPDPTAALAFYGALFGMRAREMEAPGMTYQVLSTADGDQEDGSFGGVAPLMEGESDARWVPYFAVADVDAVVGAARTSGGAVLMPGADVPDVGRIAWLADPSGAVFALLKALPPAQ; from the coding sequence ATGCTCGGTACCGACTACCGCACCGGCTCGCCCAACTGGATCGACCTCGGGAGCCCCGACATCCCCCGGGCCGCGGCCTTCTACCGGGCCGTCTTCGGCTGGGAGTTCCACCTGCTCGGACCCGAGACCGGCGGGTACGGGTTCTTCCGGGCGGACGGGAAGAACGTCGCCGCGGTCGGGCAGCTCGACCCGGGGGCGACCTCCGCGTGGACCGTGTACTTCCGGACCGACGACCTGGAGGCCACCACCCGTGGCGTGCGCGACGGCGGGGGCGCCGTCCGCGTCGAGCCGATGGACGTCATGGGGGAGGGGTGGCTCGCGCAGTACACCGATCAGCAGGGCGCCGAGTTCGCCGTCTGGCAGCCGGGCCGGACACCGGGACTGGAGCTGACCTCCGCCGACAACTCGCTGTGCTGGGTCGAGCTGCACGTCCCGGATCCGACGGCGGCGCTCGCCTTCTACGGAGCCCTCTTCGGGATGCGCGCACGGGAGATGGAGGCGCCCGGCATGACCTACCAGGTGCTCAGCACCGCCGACGGGGACCAGGAGGACGGCTCCTTCGGCGGGGTGGCGCCGCTGATGGAGGGGGAGAGCGACGCGCGCTGGGTGCCGTACTTCGCGGTCGCGGACGTGGACGCAGTGGTGGGCGCCGCGCGGACCTCCGGCGGCGCGGTGCTGATGCCGGGCGCGGACGTGCCCGACGTGGGGCGGATCGCCTGGCTGGCCGACCCGAGCGGGGCGGTCTTCGCCCTGCTCAAGGCCTTGCCGCCGGCGCAGTGA
- a CDS encoding alpha/beta hydrolase — protein sequence MRKKRLASLLASAALLASSVPLLAAAQASALPAGASLSADSVLSTDTEMSADTFRADAAYLRQKPAWHRCAADQPATYECASIKVPLDYRRPAGRTLDLAISRVRSTNPAKRHGVLLMNPGGPGGSGLDLPLALGEVVPPEVAEQYDLIGFDPRGVGASSPISCGLTEAEQGIDRPYRPGSFPSDVAWARNIAEKCREKAGSVLPYITTRNTARDMDTIRAVLGERKLSYLGYSYGTYLGAVYTQMFPGRTDRFVLDSGVDPDLIWRNMFRSWATESEPAFARWTRWAAERSGEYHLGESPSAVSKTFWDLVARADRDPIVFQGEKINGDDIRGARALFFYPSQVTPLVAALKDAADGKPAVTPGASGPDFNMKRALAGESGPAPAGPASDNGVAVLWSVVCGDTDSWPRNPERYRRDAVRDKAAYPLYGDFASNIKPCAFWPRPLEAETPMKTRAAVLTVQNEWDSQTPLASGQGMHRALKGSRMVLALGAEGHGVYLADPSSCAAAPVTAYLTTGRLPAEDIACRTPAPGGNRQVAPVKPLPIPSGPGRF from the coding sequence GTGCGCAAGAAACGACTGGCATCCCTCCTGGCCTCCGCCGCGCTCCTCGCGAGCTCCGTGCCGCTGCTCGCGGCCGCCCAGGCTTCCGCCCTGCCCGCCGGTGCATCCCTGTCCGCCGACAGCGTCCTGTCCACCGACACCGAGATGTCCGCCGATACCTTCCGGGCCGATGCCGCGTACCTGCGGCAGAAGCCGGCCTGGCACCGGTGCGCCGCCGATCAGCCGGCCACCTACGAGTGCGCCAGCATCAAGGTGCCGCTCGACTACCGGCGGCCCGCCGGACGCACCCTCGACCTGGCGATATCCCGGGTGCGGAGCACGAACCCCGCCAAGCGCCACGGGGTCCTCCTGATGAACCCGGGCGGACCGGGCGGGAGCGGGCTCGATCTGCCGCTGGCCCTCGGCGAGGTGGTCCCCCCGGAGGTGGCCGAACAGTACGACCTCATCGGCTTCGATCCGCGCGGGGTCGGCGCCAGCAGTCCCATCAGCTGCGGGCTGACCGAGGCCGAGCAGGGCATCGACCGGCCGTACCGGCCCGGGTCCTTCCCCTCCGACGTGGCCTGGGCGCGGAACATCGCCGAGAAGTGCCGGGAGAAGGCCGGCTCCGTGCTCCCGTACATCACGACCCGCAACACCGCACGCGACATGGACACGATCCGTGCCGTCCTGGGCGAGCGGAAGCTCTCGTACCTGGGCTACTCCTACGGGACGTACCTCGGCGCGGTGTACACGCAGATGTTCCCCGGCCGGACCGACCGCTTCGTACTCGACAGCGGCGTCGACCCGGACCTGATCTGGCGGAACATGTTCCGGAGCTGGGCCACGGAGTCCGAGCCGGCTTTCGCCCGGTGGACGCGGTGGGCGGCGGAACGCTCGGGCGAGTACCACCTGGGCGAGAGCCCCTCGGCCGTGTCGAAGACCTTCTGGGACCTGGTGGCGCGGGCCGACCGGGATCCGATCGTCTTCCAGGGGGAGAAGATCAACGGCGACGACATCCGCGGCGCCCGCGCGCTGTTCTTCTATCCGTCGCAGGTCACCCCGCTGGTGGCGGCCCTGAAGGACGCGGCCGACGGAAAGCCCGCCGTCACTCCCGGCGCCTCCGGGCCCGACTTCAACATGAAGCGGGCGCTCGCCGGCGAGTCCGGGCCGGCCCCGGCCGGGCCGGCCTCCGACAACGGCGTCGCCGTCCTCTGGAGCGTGGTGTGCGGGGACACGGACTCCTGGCCGCGCAATCCCGAGCGGTACCGTCGCGACGCGGTCCGGGACAAGGCCGCGTACCCGCTGTACGGCGACTTCGCCTCGAACATCAAGCCCTGCGCCTTCTGGCCGCGGCCGCTGGAGGCCGAGACCCCGATGAAGACGCGGGCCGCGGTGCTGACCGTGCAGAACGAGTGGGACTCGCAGACCCCGCTGGCCAGCGGCCAGGGCATGCACCGGGCGCTGAAAGGCTCGCGGATGGTGCTGGCTCTGGGCGCCGAGGGGCACGGGGTGTACCTGGCCGATCCCTCCTCCTGCGCCGCAGCCCCGGTCACCGCGTACCTGACCACCGGGCGGCTGCCCGCCGAGGACATCGCCTGCCGTACGCCGGCGCCCGGCGGGAACCGTCAGGTGGCGCCGGTGAAGCCGCTGCCGATTCCGTCCGGGCCCGGACGCTTCTGA
- a CDS encoding iron chaperone, with protein sequence MVQSKAEDVDAYLAEVTEERREALTRLRELCRTELRGFGEVMAYGMPVYEREGVGEVAFASQKQYISVYLLREDVREAFAERLAGHDMGKGCLRFRKPEKIDFALLQDLLRATAAGPGKAC encoded by the coding sequence ATGGTGCAGAGCAAGGCGGAAGACGTGGACGCGTACCTCGCCGAGGTCACCGAGGAGCGCAGGGAGGCGCTGACCCGGCTGCGCGAGCTGTGCCGTACCGAACTGCGCGGATTCGGCGAAGTGATGGCGTACGGAATGCCCGTGTACGAACGGGAAGGCGTCGGCGAGGTCGCCTTCGCGAGCCAGAAGCAGTACATCTCCGTCTACCTGTTGCGCGAGGACGTCCGCGAAGCCTTCGCGGAGCGGCTCGCGGGCCACGACATGGGCAAGGGCTGCCTGCGCTTCCGCAAGCCCGAGAAGATCGACTTCGCACTCCTTCAGGACCTGCTGCGGGCCACGGCGGCCGGTCCCGGGAAGGCCTGCTGA
- a CDS encoding SRPBCC family protein, producing the protein MSGLFEASVEIDRPVAEVFAYLADGRNDPEFSPRVQRITRSPDAPTAVGTVFRSTVKDAGMKTAREFQITELDAPGRIRWTELSHNLVTAEGGYDLSELPGGRTRLRVFNTLTGHGFGRLLVGLALSAARKDAPDFGRRIKAAAEASPRLG; encoded by the coding sequence ATGTCCGGACTGTTCGAGGCGAGCGTCGAGATCGACCGGCCCGTCGCCGAGGTGTTCGCGTATCTCGCGGACGGGCGCAACGACCCGGAGTTCAGCCCGCGCGTCCAGCGGATCACCCGGAGCCCGGACGCCCCGACCGCCGTCGGGACGGTCTTCCGCAGCACGGTGAAGGACGCCGGAATGAAGACCGCCCGGGAGTTCCAGATCACCGAACTCGATGCGCCGGGGCGGATCCGCTGGACGGAGCTGAGCCACAACCTGGTGACCGCCGAAGGCGGCTACGACCTGTCCGAACTCCCCGGAGGCCGGACGCGGTTGCGCGTCTTCAACACCCTGACCGGGCACGGCTTCGGCCGTCTCCTGGTCGGCCTCGCCCTGAGCGCGGCGCGCAAGGACGCCCCCGACTTCGGCCGCCGGATCAAGGCGGCGGCGGAGGCGTCCCCACGGCTGGGCTGA
- a CDS encoding NAD(P)/FAD-dependent oxidoreductase codes for MTENTQVIVIGGGYAGVMAANRLKQREDVTVTLVNPRAVFVERIRLHQLAGGTDDAVVAYEKVLADGVALRVDSVERIDAAERSVTLASGGRVAYDYLVYAVGSGSADPTVPGAAEFAHPIATLEDAQRLRPVLDAAPRTAAVTVVGAGPTGIETAAELAEQGRAVTLVCGGVLGPYLHARGRRSVARRLTALGVTVLEGPDTKVTAVTADAVRLADGREPASAVTIWTAGFGVPDLAARSGLSTDALGRLLTDETLTSVDDGRVFAAGDSAAPSGLAPRMSCQAATPMGARVADTVLSRIEGEQPETLNSVFAGQCISLGRGAGIFQFAHKNDTALWFHIGGRPGAKLKEVVCKGTVKHLAEEAGKPGSYGLHRVSGGDARGRRLEAEKSGIRAAAEQTA; via the coding sequence ATGACCGAGAACACCCAGGTGATCGTGATCGGCGGCGGATACGCCGGAGTGATGGCCGCCAACCGCCTGAAGCAGCGCGAGGACGTCACCGTGACGCTGGTCAATCCGCGTGCGGTCTTCGTGGAGCGGATCCGCCTGCACCAGCTCGCGGGCGGAACCGACGACGCCGTGGTCGCGTACGAGAAGGTCCTGGCCGACGGGGTGGCCCTGCGCGTCGACTCCGTCGAACGGATCGACGCCGCCGAACGCAGCGTGACCCTGGCCTCGGGAGGCCGGGTCGCCTACGACTACCTCGTCTACGCGGTGGGCAGCGGCAGCGCGGACCCGACCGTGCCGGGAGCGGCCGAGTTCGCCCACCCGATCGCCACCCTGGAAGACGCGCAGCGGCTGCGCCCGGTCCTCGACGCCGCGCCCCGGACGGCCGCGGTGACGGTGGTCGGGGCCGGTCCGACCGGCATCGAGACCGCCGCCGAACTGGCCGAGCAGGGCCGGGCCGTGACCCTGGTCTGCGGCGGGGTCCTCGGCCCGTACCTGCACGCCCGCGGGCGGCGCTCCGTGGCCCGGCGGCTGACGGCGCTCGGCGTGACCGTGCTCGAAGGCCCGGACACCAAGGTGACGGCCGTGACGGCCGACGCCGTCCGGCTCGCCGACGGCCGCGAACCGGCGTCCGCGGTGACCATCTGGACCGCCGGCTTCGGCGTCCCGGACCTGGCCGCGCGCAGCGGGCTGAGCACCGACGCCCTGGGCCGCCTCCTCACGGACGAGACGCTGACCAGCGTGGACGACGGGCGCGTTTTCGCGGCCGGGGACTCGGCGGCGCCCTCGGGCCTGGCGCCGCGGATGAGCTGCCAGGCCGCGACGCCGATGGGCGCGCGGGTCGCCGACACGGTGCTGAGCCGGATCGAGGGCGAGCAGCCGGAAACCCTCAACTCGGTGTTCGCCGGCCAGTGCATCAGCCTGGGCCGGGGCGCCGGCATCTTCCAGTTCGCCCACAAGAACGACACCGCGCTGTGGTTCCACATCGGCGGCCGGCCCGGCGCGAAGCTCAAGGAAGTCGTGTGCAAGGGCACCGTCAAGCACCTCGCCGAGGAGGCGGGCAAGCCGGGTTCGTACGGCTTGCACCGGGTGTCGGGAGGCGACGCCCGCGGCCGGCGTCTGGAAGCCGAGAAGAGCGGGATCAGGGCCGCCGCCGAACAGACCGCTTGA
- a CDS encoding TMEM165/GDT1 family protein: MALDPVAIFTAFGLIFLAELPDKTMFASLAMGTRMRPLYVWFGTSAAFIVHVAIAVGAGSLIGMLPNMAVKLTSAALFAFGAVVMLRSGADDDEADSAAKAVTGFWPVFATAFMAVFIGEWGDLTQITTANLAATNGWLPTAIGSAAALMSVSALALVVGRFIAKRVPLKTVQRFGALCMAVLAVWTLVEAFTG, translated from the coding sequence ATGGCTCTCGACCCCGTGGCGATCTTCACCGCCTTCGGTCTGATCTTCCTTGCCGAGCTCCCCGACAAGACCATGTTCGCCTCGCTGGCCATGGGCACCCGGATGCGGCCGCTGTACGTGTGGTTCGGCACCTCCGCCGCGTTCATCGTGCACGTGGCCATCGCGGTCGGTGCCGGAAGCCTGATCGGCATGCTGCCGAACATGGCCGTCAAGCTGACCTCCGCCGCCCTGTTCGCCTTCGGCGCCGTCGTCATGCTGCGCTCCGGGGCGGACGACGACGAGGCGGACTCGGCGGCCAAGGCCGTCACCGGCTTCTGGCCCGTATTCGCCACGGCGTTCATGGCCGTCTTCATCGGCGAATGGGGTGACCTGACGCAGATCACCACCGCCAACCTCGCCGCCACCAACGGCTGGCTGCCCACCGCGATCGGTTCCGCCGCGGCCCTCATGTCGGTCTCCGCCCTCGCCCTGGTCGTGGGCCGGTTCATCGCCAAGCGGGTTCCCCTCAAGACCGTCCAGCGCTTCGGCGCCCTCTGCATGGCCGTCCTGGCCGTCTGGACGCTCGTCGAGGCCTTCACCGGCTAG